The genomic region GTGTTGGATGCTTGATCTGCATGTTTACCTGTGCTCAGGCACATCAAGCTGCAGGGCTTGAATCCTCCTGCATAAAGGTGCGTTCTCAGGGTGGAATATCAAGGGGATTTTCAGTCTGGGTTTGTCGTGGATGTGAAGATCCTCCCTGTGCCCGTGCCTGTCCTGAAGATGCATTGATTGTAAGAAAAGGTGGAGGTGTTTTGCTTAAAGAAGAAAGATGCACAGGATGTGGATACTGTGTAAAAGCCTGTATACTTGATGCAATAGGATGGAACAATGAAAAAAACAAACCCGTCATATGCATCCAATGTGGAGAGTGTGCTAAAAGTTGTCCATATAAAGTTATGGAGTTTGTAAGAAAATGATTAAAGGAGACAGTTTAAAAAGAGTCTTATACATTGACCTTACAAAGAAAAGATTCTGGATTGAGGAAAGAGATGAACTTTTCTCAAAATACATCGGTGGTGCAGGAGTTGCAATAAAACTTCTTGAGGAAAACTGTCCCAATGATCTTGAACCATTTTCTCCTGATAATCCAATTATTTTTGCAGTTGGACCTTTAAACGGACTTTTCCCAATAGCATCTAAAACTGTTGCTATGTTTAAATCACCTCACACGGGAAATCTTGGAGAATCCCATGCAGGAGGAAGAAGCGCAATTGCCATCAGAATGGCAGGATATGGAGCAATTGTGATAAAAGGAAAAAGTGAAAGACCAGTGTTTGTTGCAATTCATGGCGATAAGGTTTTTTTCAGAGATGCTACAACACTCTGGGGATTAGAAGAATCAGCAGGAA from Thermodesulfovibrio sp. 3907-1M harbors:
- a CDS encoding 4Fe-4S binding protein; this translates as MKKQKYFFFHLQFKIITCYNFIMPVFVKDSDKCVGCLICMFTCAQAHQAAGLESSCIKVRSQGGISRGFSVWVCRGCEDPPCARACPEDALIVRKGGGVLLKEERCTGCGYCVKACILDAIGWNNEKNKPVICIQCGECAKSCPYKVMEFVRK